CGGATTTCGTAGTTTGGGAAGGGGCGGTTGGCGGCGGCGGAGTAGGTGGAGCCATTGCTGAGCAGCGCTGCAGACACGTCGATCAGCCGGTGGTTGAGTTCGGTGTACTCGCCGATCAGGTCCTTCAGCTGGGCGTACAGTGCAAAGGTGTCGGAGTGCTCGTCATACTGCTCAAGATACCGCCGGGCATTGTCCGCGGACAGCACATTGACGCCGCTTTGGGGCCGGACATCCACCACGCGCATGTCCGCTAACTGCTTCAGCGCCCGGCGGATGGTCTCCGGAGAGACGGAATACTCCGATGCCATCACGGACCGGCCGTAGATTTTGCTGCCCTCCTGGAATTCACCGCTGGCAATTCGGGACGCCAGATCGTAGGCGATTTGCAGGTATTGCGCGGGAACCACTTTTTCTGCCATGCAGTCACTTCCAATCCATCTGTAAGTAAGATGGACTTATTATATACTAACAACTTTCAAAAGTCAATAGGATGTCAGTTATTAATTATTTGTGAACATTGCAAAAACAGAATAAATTAAGAAGAAATGACGTTAATATTATGTAAAAAGTGTAATAATTTAATTACAACTTGCAATAAAATGGAAGTTGTCAGAATGAATTGGATAAAAAAATCCCCTCCGGCAAAAGCCGGAGGGGAAAGAGGAAAACAAATTTATTTGGCAAAGCTCTCGATGATGTCGACGATTTCCATGCCGATGCGCTGCTGGGCCTCCTGGGTACCGGCGCCGATGTGGGGGGTGCAGGAGACGTGGGGGTGGTTGAGCAGCTCCTGATTGCTGGCGGCCTCTTCGGCAAACACGTCCAGGCCGGCGGCACGGACCTTGCCGGAGTTCAGAGCCTCAAGCAGGGCCGCCT
This window of the Dysosmobacter acutus genome carries:
- a CDS encoding TrkA C-terminal domain-containing protein produces the protein MAEKVVPAQYLQIAYDLASRIASGEFQEGSKIYGRSVMASEYSVSPETIRRALKQLADMRVVDVRPQSGVNVLSADNARRYLEQYDEHSDTFALYAQLKDLIGEYTELNHRLIDVSAALLSNGSTYSAAANRPFPNYEIRIPRDSALIGKSIGSIRFWQATGGTIVAIRRGQHVILSPGPFAELYAGDVILMVGSEEAVSAAEEFVNRKIVKESVI